The proteins below are encoded in one region of Silene latifolia isolate original U9 population chromosome 2, ASM4854445v1, whole genome shotgun sequence:
- the LOC141641341 gene encoding uncharacterized protein LOC141641341, which translates to MSDNDRVRPENIPFALWGYRTSIRTTTRATPYYFVYGMDVVQPIELEVPSLRILLESQVPEADWVQERYYSLVMLDKRRLNTLYHVQLYQKRIERAFNKKVKPRVINEGDLVLNLVRALLPIDPRGKFKPNWAGPYLVKKIFREVQFH; encoded by the coding sequence ATGTCTGACAACGATAGAGTGAGGCCAGAGAATATACCATTTGCATTATGGGGGTATAGAACTTCAATTAGAACAACCACGAGAGCAACCCCGTATTACTTCGTATATGGAATGGATGTAGTTCAACCAATTGAGCTAGAAGTACCATCCTTAAGGATCCTACTGGAAAGCCAGGTTCCTGAAGCAGATTGGGTTCAAGAAAGATACTATTCACTAGTCATGCTCGACAAGCGGCGTTTGAACACATTATACCATGTCCAACTCTACCAGAAAAGGATAGAGAGAGCtttcaacaaaaaggtcaaaccaAGGGTAATTAATGAGGGAGATCTGGTTCTTAATTTAGTTAGAGCTTTGTTACCAATTGACCCGAGAGGTAAGTTTAAACCAAATTGGGCAGGCCCTTATTTGGTTAAGAAGATTTTTCGGGAGGTGCAGTTCCATTAA